The Ziziphus jujuba cultivar Dongzao chromosome 3, ASM3175591v1 region CGTACTCGACACCTCCTGCATTGGTATCTTCTCCGATGTTCTTACCTCAGGGATCCGAAAGGATGGACCCAGGCACCATCAAATCAGGTTTTCCTTTTGGCATGATGACTCGAGATGGCTTACATAATGGAACCCACTGGATGGAGAATTCCCAAAGGGAACCTGGAAAAAGCATAAGTTATGATACTTCTACTCTGCTCAACGATGTGCAGAACCTAGACATATACAAGCCTTTACCAAGTGGATCCAGGGAACACTTATCCTCTGAGTTTTCGGCTGGCACATCTGGACGTCAGATCCAAGGTGTGTCTGCAGATGAATTTCCACACCTTGATATCATCAATGACCTGCTTGATGATGAATACGGTATTGGGAAAGCATCTAGGGGAGGTTCTGTAAACCATTTAAATCGGCAGTTTTCTTTTCCTGGAGAGTTGGGAGGAGCTAGCGATATGGGGTCAACTAGCTCTTGCAGGTTTGAGCGAACACGGAGTTACCATGATGGTGGGTTCCAGAGGAGCTATAGCTCTTCAGGGAGCCCTTATGAATCTGTCAGAGAGTATGTCCCACAAGGTAGTCCTCTACCGTATGTAAATGGGCAGATTGATGGTCTAATTCAAAACCAGTGGCAGATGGCCAATTCTGATCTTTCTTTACTAGGCATGAGGAGTCCAGAATGCGATGGTTACCCATATTATAACCCAGAATATTCTAATTTGGCATGCAGCTCCAATGGTTACACAGTATTCCGGCCTTCGAATGGCCATTGAAAGGAAAGAACAACGGAGTTGGCCTGCGAATTAGTATGGCCATTTTCCGTTGTATAATAATGTATTCGAGGAAATTGTTGGGTCTTTAGATTTGGAGTGAGGTTGTAATCTTTTCATAAGAAAACATTTTGTAAAGAGTGTTTCTTTTGCTTCCAGCCATTTTAAGTTGCTAGAAATTTAAGGGTTTCGTTTGTCCCTTGGGTTTTTCGGGCTAATGGTTGAAACCAGCGTGATGGAATTTTTTTAACCACCGAACAGTTTAGCCACTTTTGTGGTTGCTTTTTCTGAACTACGTTTGGTTGGGGAACCATACCCAACTTACAATATAGAATTAGGATTATCTTCTGGATTAATTTGATGCGTCATTAGAAGGGATATATAgcagaatttaaaaaaacagaACGACCAAAAGAGAATTACCGGTAGAGATTtaggtttaaaaatattttaaaatgtgaaaaataCAACCCAGATATGGCAGTGTTATGAAGTTGAGccattaaaaattatgaatctCTATGATAAAGACAGATACTTCTCTTTAAACCTCATGTCTTAAAAAGAAAGCTAAACTGTAATAAATTTCTGTATGTTTTTGAGGCgttgaagattttatttttttaataatgattacACATATTTTtcacagaaaataataataataattataataataataataataataatgattacacatattattaaccttaatttataataaatatatatcctcttaaaatatatttaattttttgttttatcttagaataaataaaattaaacaaacatatctTTTACataacacacacatatatgcgTACAATAGAACAGTATTATTTATGTATCATATGTACACAATGGTGTATCATGTATTCCGCATCAACGCAAAAGTTAGATAGAAAAGATAGAATTCGaaccaaaagaaaatagaattctaactttttttttttttttttttttttggtgataaaaTAAATCGAATTCTAACCCGGGTTGAAATAGGAAACCGAAAAGCAATAGATAGGGGTAGTTTAGTAATCACAACTGTATCGTCGTCCCCATTAAAGCCATAACTTTTTAgggcttttttcttttgaagattTCACTTTTTACAGTTCACTCTCCCTCGCTTTCTTGGTACCAGATCTCGAATTCTACAGCCGGGTTTCACAGAgcctttttgttaaaaaaataaattaaattaaattaaaatgtcgACTGGAGAACTTGCTTGCACATATGCTGCTGCTCTTCTTTACGACGATGGAATCCCCATTACTGTACGTTCAAAATCTCTTCACTGGTTTTTTTGCTTTCCTTGTTCTGTAACTGTGGGTGTTGATTATTTTCTTGAATGCCCAGTGAAATTTAGAttgtgggttttttttcttttttaaatgaaaaaggaaTTAGTGGGTGATTTTCATGGCGTTTATGATAGGAAATTCGAACAGTGATATAAACTAATTAGAAAATCCCATCATTATATGATTTTGGTTTTCTGTGAAACTAGATTTTgttaggttttattttattttatcttttgaaaaatGGAAGTAGGGGTTGATTTTCTTGGCCTGTATGAAAGGAAAATTGAAGAATGATATTACTAAGTTGGAAAAACCCCTAAAtggatattttttgtttttttatgggAGGCAAAGTTTTATGGATGCTTTTTCCAAGTTTATATGATTTGTTTGTTCTGTCTTTCAAGTAAATTTGTGATATGCCCCAGATGTTAAGTTGTAAATTGTGTTATTTTCCTGGTTGATATAGTTCTCTTGCGTAATGGGAATGTTTCAGTTTGATCTTTGGAAATTGGAAGCTTCCTTGGTTCTATTATGAATGTTAACAATGGCTGGATCAATTTGGTGTTATTTTTCTATGAGGGACTTTTGGTTTTGTTGTTTCTATGAATATATTGAGCTTGATTacttatttcttcttcttcttctttccttttccttgttttccttcttttttttttttttcttttttttttctttttttgtaggCTGAGAAAATTGCAACAATCGTCGAATctgcaaatttgaaaattgactCATACTGGCCTGGATTGTTTTCCAAGCTCTTTGAGAAGAGAAGCATTGAAGACCTTATTTTGAATGCTGTTTCTGGTAGGCAACAAAATGAAGCTTAATATCATTTACTAGTTTTATGGCTTTTTCTTGGTTGTATTTTAATTCAATAACAGAGTTAactcattatttttttgaatgtttg contains the following coding sequences:
- the LOC107422977 gene encoding large ribosomal subunit protein P1, with amino-acid sequence MSTGELACTYAAALLYDDGIPITAEKIATIVESANLKIDSYWPGLFSKLFEKRSIEDLILNAVSGGVPAAVAAPVSGGSGDSAAPAAPAAEEKKDEPLDESDDDLGFSLFD